The following coding sequences lie in one Pseudorca crassidens isolate mPseCra1 chromosome 2, mPseCra1.hap1, whole genome shotgun sequence genomic window:
- the NT5C1A gene encoding cytosolic 5'-nucleotidase 1A, with protein MEPGEPREPREPAPGAGTAAAPRWEEAKTFHDNLAPKKKPKSPKPQNAVTIAVSSRALFRMDEEQRIYTEQGVEEYVRYQLEHENEPFSPGPAFPFVKALEAVNRRLRELYPESEDVFDIVLVTNNHAQVGVRLINSINHYDLTIERFCMTGGNSPICYLKAYHTNLYLSADAEKVQEAIDEGIAAATIFSPSRDVAVSQSQLRVAFDGDAVLFSDESERIVKAHGLDRFFEHEKVHENKPLAQGPLKGFLEALGRLQKKFYSKGLRLECPIRTYLVTARSAASSGARALKTLRSWGLETDEALFLAGAPKGPLLEKIRPHIFFDDQMFHVAGAQEMGTVAAHVPYGVAQTPRRTTPTKQTTSAP; from the exons ATGGAGCCTGGGGAGCCCCGGGAGCCCCGCGAGCCCGCGCCGGGGGCAGGGACCGCCGCGGCCCCGCGCTGGGAGGAAGCCAAGACTTTCCACGACAACCTCGCGCCCAAGAAGAAACCCAAATCG CCCAAGCCTCAGAATGCTGTCACCATTGCTGTGTCTTCCCGAGCCCTGTTCCGCATGGACGAGGAGCAACGGATCTACACGGAGCAGGGTGTGGAGGAGTACGTGCGTTACCAGCTGGAACACGAGAACGAGCCCTTCAGCCCTGGGCCGGCCTTCCCCTTCGTGAAG GCTCTGGAGGCTGTGAACAGGCGGCTGCGGGAGCTGTACCCTGAGAGTGAGGACGTCTTCGACATCGTCCTCGTGACCAACAACCACGCTCAAGTGGGCGTCCGTCTCATCAACAGCATCAACCACTATG ACCTGACCATTGAGAGGTTCTGCATGACAGGCGGGAACAGCCCCATCTGCTACCTCAAGGCCTATCACACCAATCTCTATTTGTCGGCTGATGCAGAAAAAGTGCAGGAAGCCATCGATGAAG GGATCGCAGCCGCCACCATCTTCAGCCCCAGCAGGGATGTGGCTGTCTCCCAGAGTCAGCTGCGGGTGGCCTTCGATGGGGATGCTGTGCTCTTCTCAGATGAGTCGGAACGCATCGTGAAGGCCCACGGGCTGGACAGGTTCTTCGAGCATGAGAAGGTCCACGAGAACAAACCTTTGGCCCAG GGCCCCTTAAAGggttttctggaggctctgggtaGGCTGCAGAAGAAGTTCTACTCCAAGGGCCTGCGGCTGGAGTGTCCAATCCGCACCTACTTGGTGACGGCACGCAGTGCAGCCAGTTCTGGAGCCCGGGCTCTCAAGACCCTGCGCAGCTGGGGCCTGGAGACAGATGAGGCCCTGTTCCTTGCGGGAGCGCCCAAGGGCCCCCTCCTGGAGAAGATCCGCCcacatatcttctttgatgacCAGATGTTCCACGTGGCTGGGGCTCAGGAGATGGGCACAGTGGCCGCTCATGTGCCTTACGGTGTGGCGCAGACACCCCGGCGGACCACACCCACGAAGCAAACCACATCTGCACCGTAG